Part of the Micropterus dolomieu isolate WLL.071019.BEF.003 ecotype Adirondacks linkage group LG17, ASM2129224v1, whole genome shotgun sequence genome is shown below.
AGTCTTAAATGAGAACTTTGATtccttgctgtgtgtgtgcgcccccTACTCTGAGGTGGAACTACAGGGATTCTGAGATGCTTGATAAACACGGGCCAGACTATACAACAGAAGTAATGGCCAGTAGCATAGTAGAGCAGTTACAAGGGTTGCATTAATAGATGACGATTAGTTACTGTTTTTGGTCGTCCAGTAAAGTGAACAAAAGCCCCGTTTGTGAGTGAGAAGGGACTGAACACAGTGCCTAATTCGTATTCGGCCTAAGCAAAACGTGATCAAGAAATGTAAAGATATCTCAGTCAGCAAGCTATACTGCACCTTTAAAAATCAAAGGTCTTGTCACAGCCTCAGTCTGCCCGAGCTCCATCTGTTGTCGAAGTTCTAACACTCAAAGCTGAGACAACATTATTGCTGACAGAAAGCTCTTCAGCACTCTGACAGAAGTGGTTAGCAAACATAAACAGAACCGGGAGCAGTAGAAAGGAGTGGAACAGAAGGCACTGTACATAGAATACCACAATAGTGATCAGTCTATTGACACCAGTAAACTCTATAGGATTGTaatccacacatacacacacacacacacacacacacacacacacacacatatatatatatatttgtttttgttttttttaagtatagTTTTAGAGTAGTAAAGGCCTGTTGCTGTCTGAGCATAATTTCTAATAAAAATGTAGAAGTAGTATGATCTGCCTTGTTGAACTTTGTTTATTCATTAAACTACATTAGCAATAATTAAGAATTGGCGCTCGTCTATCTCAGTGACATAGTTGCCTAAATTGCCCAGCTTAACCACTGCCTCTCAGATGTTGTATAGTGGAATACTTGTCTCTATTAGTCATGCAGAGCAAACGAGCAAGCAGCTCGTCAGGCAGCGACACAAAGCCTGTTGGCAGGAAATGTTGTTTGGAGCATTTCACATCTGCATGGGTCAAAACATGACTTAACGTTGATATGCTTTTTCGGGGGTGGGGTGGGGACACACCAGGCTATGATTGTGCGCAACGCCAAGGACACTGCCCATACCAAGGCAGAGAGGAACATCCTGGAGGAAGTGAAGCATCCCTTCATTGTTGATCTCATCTACGCCTTCCAGACTGGAGGGAAGCTGTATCTCATTCTGGAGTACCTGAGTGGTTAGTACCAGAAATgtacacatagacacacaactGGACCATTGGCACCGCTTTGAATGATCTTGGCCAGGTTTATCAAGTTAGAGCCACTCAGACCCTCTCCATGCAGTATTTTGACTTCTGCCATCAGGGAGGaggtacagtttttttttcccctgggAGGGCCTAGTCAAACAATTATCTGAGATCATTTGTTCCCTCAGCTGTTGGGTTCTTAAACAAACTGTATTTCTAGTTGCTATTGCATACACACTTTAACAGAGGAGTCGTGGACTCTTAGTGCTTTTATAGCTCATTGCAACTTTATTCTGATTGCATCTGTTGTAGAGTTATTATATGTACTTAtgcgtttttttctttttattgtgtcGACTACTGTTTGCAAACCAAATTGCCCCTCAGGGACAATAAAGTCTGTCCACTCCAAACACTCATTCTGCAGGAAGATTTACGCATGCAGAGTAAGTGTGAAAACGCTGCTTGTATTTTAGTGTTTGCTATTGTGATTAATTGTGTCTACAGTCTAAATTAGATAAGCTTAAATAATCAGATTGCATAACTTTATCATAAGTCTGTTGATTCATTCACACAAACttaggatacacacacacacaccgacagtCTCTCTGTATCAAATTCTCACACCTTTGTTTTTCTCTACCTCTCGTATACACACtggcaaaatgacaaaaaaaatattgcagTACAGGTTGTAGCTTGGCTTCTCATTTCTCCTTTCCATCAAATGGCATAAGTATAATCTTGCTCTATCTTATGTATGGCAGTCTATTAATAGTGTGATTCATGAAGAAGGAATCAGGTTTCTGTTTGTGGGTCAGTGCCAAAACAGACTAATAAGTAGAAAGGCAGCTAAACTTTCTACTTGTCTCCTCCGGGGTAGTCAGTAGTAAGAGTCACACAGCCTAACCTTTGGGGATGGTGGGAACCTACATATGCGTGTCACCCATGTTAATGGCATAAACATGTGTTCACCTGTGCAGGAGGGGAACTCTTCATGCAGCTGGAGAGGGAGGGCATCTTCATGGAAGACACAGCCTGGTGAGCGTTGTTCATCTTCATAGTAAATAGGGATGCACAGACATGTTGGCAGGACTATCGGCATCACTGTGGAAAATACccgtttctgattggctggcaggcGTCTGTTAAAATTGCACCTCAGGAAACCTCAAACGCAGTTTTGATCAGCAGTTTAACCATTTTCAAACTCAAGGTACAGTATATGAAACTTCTTACCAGTCAACTCTCACCAGTAAAATGACAGTCGGTTAAACAGACCAGTTCCTTATTTAGAAGTAAAGTGCTGTTTCTTGGCATGAAGTTGatatttaaatatgttcattgtttgttttgttttttgtgtagtTTTTACCTGGCAGAGATCTCCATGGCTCTGGGCCATCTGCACCAGAAGGGCATCATCTACAGAGACCTAAAGCCTGAGAACATCATGCTCAACAaccaaggtgtgtgtgtgtgtgcgtgtgtgtgtgtgcgcgtgtgtgtgtgtgtgtgtgtgtgtgtgtgtgtgtgtgtgtgtgcgcgcgcatgcaAGAAATGAGCTCAGACCTTTCCTGCATAtgtccaaaaaaagaaacagtatTTAACCTTATAACATAAGCATCCATATGCACAAATATCACGCATGCCTCATGACTATAAGTAAATAAAGGTCTTATCGTGACTGAATGCAATTTTTGTCCAGTATATTCACCACAAAGGGGTGAAAAGGATTGTAAATGATTACtgaatatgtgtttttgtttttcctttcaggCCATGTAAAGTTGACAGACTTTGGGCTGTGTAAAGAGTCAATTCACGACGGCACAGTCACCCACACTTTCTGTGGTACCATTGAATATATGTAAGtcaagtcatttttatttatatagcccaatatcacaaagtgcttcaagaGGCTTTataatctgtacagcatacaaccCCCtctgtcaaaaaaagaaaacatttaaccgCGGGGGGGAAAATTGTAGAAACCTCAGGAacagcaacagaggagggatccctcttccaggacagacagagatgcAATATATGTCATGTACAGAATAGATTCACAGCAGGAAATCATAGTGTATACAATTGTTAACACAAAAAGCGctctctcattttcttcctgatctctctccctctctcacataCAAACATGCTTCTCCTCCTTCTGTCATGCTTACTGTTGACTCCTTGAAATTAGTTCATTAGTAAGAAATGTGCACTCACCTTCTTGTTGTAGGGCCCCCGAGATCTTGATGAGAAGCGGACACAACAGAGCCGTGGACTGGTGGAGTCTGGGCGCTCTGATGTACGACATGCTCACAGGAGCGGTCAGTTAAACATTTACaacatatgaaaaaaaaagtttctacTTCTCTCTCACTATTATGCACTGTTATAAAATATGCATCTCTTTTTCCCGCTGTAGCCACCATTCACTGGTGAAAACCGAAAAAAGACTATTGACAAAATCCTGAAGTGTAAGCTCAGCCTCCCGCCCTACCTCACACAAGAAGCTAGAGATCTCCTGAAGCGGGTATCTCCTGTTTGTTTAAAGCGTACGCCGCTTGTGTTTATCCAGAATAAGTGTGGGGTTGCTGTGTGCTGTGTATTCTTCTGACTTTTGACTGCTGGTTGTACAGTTGCTGAAGAGAAACGCCTCGTCACGGCTGGGAGCGGGAACTGGAGATGCCACAGAGGTGCAGGTGAGAACGTGCAGGGGCTGGACGACACAACACACCAACTCCTACTGAGCACTGAACACCAGTATACTGCTTTTATATGCCAAAATTACAATGCCCTAAGGAGCATGACTtacaaaatactaaaatattaTTACCTAATATTTTCATCTGTGCAGCTGCAACACCCGCAGGGAAAAATACTCAATTTTAACATTGTGTATGGAAGTTATTTATGACTTGCTTGTACTCACACTCCGATTCATTGTAAAAAGCTGTTGGTGCATGAATGGCAACTTGTTTTAAGTTTTCCCAGACTGAGAGGCTATGTTTTATGGTCGTCTGTTCATACAGTAACACTCTTGTTTGCATTTGATACCCTATAGGCTCATCCCTTCTTTCGACACATCAACTGGGAGGATTTGCTGGCTCGAAAAGTGGAGCCTCCCTTCAAACCTTTTCTGGTGAGTATCTGAGCAGAGCACTGGGAAATTCTGAATCGGATACTTCTACTTTTAGTCTTAGGGTGGGAAATATAAGAAGGTTAAATGTTTAAGTTAGATCTCTGTCAGCTCACAAATTTGGATTGTGAAATCCAGAAGGGTTTAATTCTGGTTGCCTGCTCAGATGAAACCAATTGAATTAGCGCTGcgatgattaatcgattagttgtcaactattaaattaatcttgAACTATTTTGATCATcggtttgagtcattttttaaggaaaaaagtcacaattctctgattccagctccTTAGCTCCTTCCAGTTCCattatgtgaatattttctggctTCTTTACTCCCCTAtgacattaaactgaatatttttgggttgtggacaaaaaaagacatttgaggatgtaATCTTGGGATTTGCAAAATACTgatatgacattttataaaccaaacaactaatcagttaattgagaaaataattcaCAGTGAAAATATGATTAGTTGCAGCCCGAAACTGAATATGTTTCGGTAACTGAACCAGGGTCCTCTCTTGTTTCATACCCACGTGTTGTTAGTCGACACATCTTACTTATGTTGCCGCACCTCCTCACCTGTGTTTGCCTTCTCTTCCATCTTCTCAGCAATCAGCTGAAGACGTGAGTCAGTTTGACTCGAAGTTCACCAGTCAGACGCCAGTCGACAGCCCGGATGACTCGACCCTCAGTGAGAGTGCGAATCAAGCCTTCCTGGTAACTTCTCGGACTACATTTCCCCATCTTTCTCTGACAGCTCGTTGATATTTTAAATTGGCAGTGTCTCTTGatcacaaaagaaaaactcCCCAAAAGTTCATGTTTTCAGGAACACGGTGAGAAATCACAGAACCTTTTACATGCAAAAAAGTGATTCATAAGCTTGTACTGAAATGTTGCATTTCGCATTCTTATCCTCTGTTATAAAGCATGGAAAACTCTGTTTACTTCTCTTTTCAGTTATTTAATGTTAACAAAAACACCACAGGTTTTCATGATAAACATGTAATTCTTCCATTTTGCCGCAATATAAGTTTGTATTGTCATATATTCAATCAATAAGACAACTCTGGTGTGCGTAATAAGAAGAAACCAAACCAGTCAGCTGGAGCTCTTTGGCCAGTTAGATCTGGATCACGCTGCTGCTTCTGGCTCCGTAATTGATGATTTCTTCCTAGCGCTAGCTCTGCCTTTCAAATGTGCCCCAACCGTACCTGTGTTTTATCTCTGATGTCTTTGTTCTTGTAGGGTTTCACGTATGTCGCTCCATCAGTCCTGGAAAACATCAAAGAAAAGTTCTCATTTGAGCCAAAGATCCGCTCACCTCGACGGATCATGGACAGCCCAAGAACCCCCCTCAGGTATGTCGGCGTGTCTGCAGCAGGCACTAGGGAGACAAATGTCTGACATTGTGTACTGCTTGACGTCCTTGACTGGTAAGCCCCAGATTCCTACACTGGGCCTTACATTAATTACTGATATTGAGAAAAATATGGCATCTTAATctacataatgaaaataataatatacatgTTGTCTATTCAGTAATAATGTTGAGCTTTGGCTCGCTTTATCATGCACACTAATAGATTAAGCCCAGAAGTCTGTTCTCCTAAAACTTCTCATCTCAGTTCTGTTCTACGTGGCTGAATTTGGTTTCTGAAGACTGTTGAAATAGTCGGTAACATAGCAGAAAGACACATCATCAACAAATCTTCCATGTCGTTACAAATGCCTCATCTTTTCCTGTCTTTTCAGCCCAGTCAAGTTCTCAGGGGGGGAGTGCTGGGCCCGGAGCCCCCTCCTTCCCGGCGGAGGACCAAGCGTCCTCCAGTCACCTCAGGACCAGGCCATGGAGCTGTCCACCCCAGAGCAAATGGACGTCACAACAAGCTCCGAGGCCTCGGACCCTCTTCCCATCCGTCAGCCTGCCGGGGTCAACCTGGCTCAGATGAAGCAGCAAACCTATCCCGTCATGGCCAAACGGCCAGAACATCTACGTATGAACCTATGACCCACCGCGCCTCTT
Proteins encoded:
- the rps6kb1b gene encoding ribosomal protein S6 kinase beta-1; protein product: MAGVFDIDLDQPEENVSDDEIEEAQINIMDQCSGFEFNMDDCEKIEISEDNVNQGTENIRPECFELLRVLGKGGYGKVFQVRKVVGAASGKIFAMKVLKKAMIVRNAKDTAHTKAERNILEEVKHPFIVDLIYAFQTGGKLYLILEYLSGGELFMQLEREGIFMEDTACFYLAEISMALGHLHQKGIIYRDLKPENIMLNNQGHVKLTDFGLCKESIHDGTVTHTFCGTIEYMAPEILMRSGHNRAVDWWSLGALMYDMLTGAPPFTGENRKKTIDKILKCKLSLPPYLTQEARDLLKRLLKRNASSRLGAGTGDATEVQAHPFFRHINWEDLLARKVEPPFKPFLQSAEDVSQFDSKFTSQTPVDSPDDSTLSESANQAFLGFTYVAPSVLENIKEKFSFEPKIRSPRRIMDSPRTPLSPVKFSGGECWARSPLLPGGGPSVLQSPQDQAMELSTPEQMDVTTSSEASDPLPIRQPAGVNLAQMKQQTYPVMAKRPEHLRMNL